A window of Desertibacillus haloalkaliphilus contains these coding sequences:
- a CDS encoding ABC transporter ATP-binding protein, translated as MSLRINHVTKQYGNVTAVDQLTLEIQRNQMFGVLGANGAGKTTTFRMILGLLDPSEGEITWNGQTIAKRMNEKIGYLPEERGLYPKLKVVDQLVYLGRLRGMKKRQVIDEMKLWLDRFHVPEYANKRVEELSKGNQQKVQFIASVIHKPELLILDEPFSGLDPVNVELLKKAVLALKEQGTTILFSSHRMEHVEELCEHLCILHKGKAVVHGNLRDVKRSHRKKNVMIHADFSLEFLKEMAGVLHYRETQEGAILQIADESVSQHIFQAISGFGFVRKFELEEPSLNDIFIERVGTEYE; from the coding sequence ATGAGTTTACGAATAAATCATGTTACAAAACAATATGGAAATGTAACGGCTGTTGACCAACTCACGTTAGAGATTCAGCGTAATCAAATGTTTGGTGTATTAGGAGCAAACGGAGCAGGAAAGACAACGACATTTCGAATGATTCTTGGGCTACTTGATCCGTCCGAAGGTGAAATTACATGGAATGGCCAAACAATCGCTAAACGTATGAATGAAAAAATCGGTTATTTACCTGAAGAGCGTGGACTATATCCGAAGCTAAAAGTGGTCGATCAATTGGTCTACTTAGGTCGGTTAAGAGGAATGAAGAAACGTCAAGTTATTGATGAAATGAAATTATGGCTAGATCGGTTTCATGTACCAGAGTATGCGAACAAAAGGGTTGAAGAATTATCAAAAGGAAATCAACAAAAGGTTCAATTTATTGCCTCGGTCATCCATAAGCCTGAATTACTTATTCTTGATGAACCTTTCAGCGGTTTAGATCCGGTAAATGTCGAGCTTTTAAAAAAAGCGGTACTTGCTTTAAAAGAGCAGGGGACGACCATTCTATTTTCTAGCCATCGGATGGAGCATGTCGAAGAGCTTTGTGAGCATCTGTGCATCCTGCACAAGGGAAAAGCGGTTGTTCATGGAAATCTGCGCGATGTGAAACGATCGCATCGAAAAAAGAATGTGATGATCCACGCCGATTTTTCACTAGAATTTCTAAAGGAAATGGCAGGGGTATTACACTATAGAGAAACGCAAGAAGGTGCGATCCTGCAAATTGCAGATGAATCAGTATCACAACATATTTTTCAAGCAATATCAGGTTTTGGTTTTGTTCGAAAGTTTGAATTAGAAGAACCATCATTAAATGATATTTTTATTGAAAGAGTAGGTACTGAATATGAATAA